A single genomic interval of Homalodisca vitripennis isolate AUS2020 unplaced genomic scaffold, UT_GWSS_2.1 ScUCBcl_4779;HRSCAF=11155, whole genome shotgun sequence harbors:
- the LOC124373083 gene encoding tRNA-dihydrouridine(47) synthase [NAD(P)(+)]-like, translating into MSNQSMPNNVETNTSASINHPKLESEMSNVVEGVQKRKLSEGKDEHPRNKKRRRGMNKKRGPTFRVNRECQLCPQLVDRRSDSDPGCVLAACKFTHDLTQYLAEKLPSLGDECYVFKIRGHCPRGLTCRYGSKHIADGGLNIVDESRFAEWKSNRSLHTINSLKHEVQRHLWKQTYDFERATKVISQWNQDNQQKKEAAIENGNDKVSIELKDEGHAGNTGEGAIAVPEIDNCDQKNGSSSEVGMETTGDSTVHAKVGPVLDTDIIKLRDKEKRKIDWRDKLFLSPLTTVGNLPFRRVCKEFGADVTCGEMAMATNLLQGKGQEWALTKRHGSEDLFGVQVCGGNIHVMTRCAQLIQDQAEVDFIDINVGCPIDLIYQQGAGSGLLNKKKVLFSIVKCMKGVLDIPLTVKTRMGVYSGKNVVHTYMGSLAESGADLITIHGRTKEQRYTKLADWDYIEQCAQLAKPTPVIGNGDILSYEDFDTAR; encoded by the exons ATGAGTAACCAGAGTATGCCTAATAATGTTGAAACCAACACTTCAGCATCGATAAATCACCCTAAACTAGA ATCTGAAATGTCAAATGTAGTGGAAGGAGTACAAAAGCGAAAGTTGTCAGAAGGTAAAGATGAGCATCCTCGAAACAAGAAGCGGAGGAGAG GTATGAATAAAAAGCGAGGACCAACGTTCCGAGTGAACCGCGAGTGTCAACTGTGTCCACAGCTGGTGGACAGACGGTCAGACAGCGATCCAGGGTGTGTTCTGGCCGCGTGCAAGTTTACGCATGATTTGACACAGTATTTGGCTGAGAAACTGCCCAGTCTGGGTGACGAGTGCTACGTCTTCAAGATCAGAGGTCACTGTCCTCGCGGTCTCACCTGCAG GTATGGCTCCAAGCACATTGCAGATGGAGGTCTGAACATAGTGGACGAGAGCCGGTTTGCGGAGTGGAAATCTAACAGAAGTCTTCACACAATCAACAGTCTCAAACATGAAGTTCAACGACATTTGTGGAAGCAAACATACGATTTCGAACGGGCGACAAAGGTGATATCTCAATGGAACCAAGACAACCAGCAAAAGAAAGAAGCTGCAATAGAAAACGGAAATGATAAAGTCAGTATTGAACTCAAAGACGAAGGTCACGCAGGAAATACTGGTGAAGGTGCCATCGCTGTTCCTGAGATTGATAATTGTGATCAGAAGAATGGCTCGAGTAGTGAGGTTGGAATGGAAACCACTGGGGACAGTACAGTCCACGCGAAGGTGGGGCCAGTTTTAGACACTGACATTATCAAACTTCGAGATAAAGAGAAAAGGAag ATAGACTGGCGGGACAAGCTGTTCTTGTCTCCCCTCACGACGGTGGGTAACTTGCCATTTCGCCGAGTGTGCAAGGAGTTCGGGGCCGACGTCACGTGTGGTGAAATGGCCATGGCTACCAACCTACTGCAAGGCAAAGGGCAGGAGTGGGCCCTCACCAAGCGGCATGGCAGCGAGGACTTGTTCGGGGTCCAG GTGTGTGGAGGTAACATCCATGTGATGACGAGATGTGCACAGCTGATACAAGATCAGGCCGAAGTGGACTTTATAGACATCAACGTTGGATGTCCTATTGACCTGATATATCAGCAG GGTGCAGGCAGTGGACTTCTCAACAAGAAGAAGGTGCTGTTCTCCATAGTGAAATGTATGAAGGGCGTGCTGGACATCCCCTTGACAGTGAAGACCAGGATGGGGGTGTACAGCGGCAAGAATGTGGTCCACACGTATATGGGCAGCCTGGCGGAGTCTGGGGCAGACCTTATCACT ATACATGGAAGAACGAAGGAGCAACGTTATACAAAGCTGGCGGATTGGGACTATATAGAGCAGTGTGCCCAGCTGGCCAAACCTACTCCTGTCATCGGCAATGGGGACATTCTCTCCTACGAGGACTTTGACACAGCAAGG